The genomic DNA GCCAGCGACCACCTAAGCTGACCACCTTGCTCTTAACAGCGCTACAGATTCCtagaataacaatttctaTTAAACTACGAGTCATCTGTAGCACGCTCtagtaatatatttactaaatatattttaattcaaataatCACTCCAAATTTTAACTTGCAAAGTTTCGCTTATCCGTAGGACAGTATCCTGTGCAAACAAACATCAATGATAATTGTATTCCTTAATTTGGGAAACGTCAATTCCAATTTGTTCGTATTGATTTCCACACTCATCTTGTACAATACGCGTACAAAGTTTGTACGAGCTGGTTGTCCAAAGACGCATTCAACATGAGTTTATCAGCAAAGAAACACGCGGATTCTCCAACTTGCAAGTTACAACCCTACAACTAATGACTACGCACCGCACGACCGAGACAGCGATGCCACAATAGAAGAAAGGATGCAACTAAAACCAACAAGTGACAGACGTCGTTAGATTCGGCTCTTGGATGGACTTGGATTCAACCAACCGCCTATCGTAACTTCTCTGCTGGGGTGGTCACAAGATAACGACGCCCTAATCCCACACCGACATGGGAGAAACACGACGAAAACGAACCCGCTATACCGATCGCTGGGATGCGCTGTAGCCACGACGGCAGAGGTACAGCAGACGGAAGACGTCTACAAGCTACAACGTCGACCAGCGTAGGGAAGTTACGGACTGTTTCGTCGATGATTCAACGCAACGTAACGACGTACATTCGACGACTAACCTCACGTGCATTAGACACGCTCGTGGCTAAATTGCCTCGAGCATAGTAGAGATGCAAAAAAATGTGCTGGCTGAAAAAATTAACCAAAACATCTTAACGATGCACAATGTATAAACGAATACAGACACCCACCGTCCAATGGAAGCATCAGAGGAAGGAGATAGACGCCACAAGATTTCAGGATATCGTTAACCACTGACAGGAAGGTGATACAGGGACACTCCCTACTCCCTAGTCAGAAGCCAGAGATCTACGCCGTGACACGCCGATAAAAcactttttctttccttttcccaTCCTTCTCCGATTCTCAAAATACAACCCTACATTACGTAAGAATCACTGTCAACAACAATTCTCTATGTTTTTATGCACTTACTATACGGTATAAATAGCAGATCGAAACGCTGACCAGCCAGTCGAAGAAGTTCGTGTCTAGCGGTAGTTCGTGTTCACTTTGCATCTATCGTAACTGTTCTTTCTCTACGGTCACTTTCAGCGTCGATATCTTGAAAAAACGCAAGCATGAAGACTATCGTCGCTGTTTTCTGCGTACTTTACTTCGTATGTTGCGGGGTATGTCTTTGACCGGTTTAAAGTTTCCGTGGCTCGGGCTCGATTACGCTAAACATAGAGAAGAAAGAACGTAGACGATACTGTGAAACTGAATTTCGATAATATCACAGAATCCATCGTTTCTCTAAGCTACGTTCGGAaagttaatatttttcattttcgtaaTTTTAGGTTACTGCCAATGAGATGTCCGAGACCTGCTTGAAACAAATGGGTCTTACTATCTGTAAGTAAAAACtcgttgcaacgttatagacatattttaatatgttttATGGTGCTATacgattttattaataaatagaaaCCAACGAACTGAGCACTTTTTACGCTTGAAagtaaatactttttataggaaaagaattaaacaaaccattagaaatgaaaatgaataataatgaaaatattgtttCGATAGTCGACCTAGGAAACTTAATTCGCGACACCAGCCCAGAGGGAATAAGAACACGAGGATGCTTCGAAGGTTGTCTGATGCAAAAGATAGGTCTGGTACGTACAGTCTCTGATTCTACTTAATAAAGTCCAGCACGGAGAATTTATCGGATAAACACAGAACGTTGCTGGAAACGAAGATTGGCATAAAGAGCTATTTCGTATAGATTCGATAAAACAACACAGCAAAGTGCGACGATGAACGATACGGAACAGTTTCTTCTTTGCTTCTGTGCCATCCCACTAGTCTTCTTTCCAGCAACGCATAGTACTTGGATTCTTAGCAACgaaaagtataataaaagattcGAACTATGAATAacatacaaaattaatatgcAGTATCCGATATAGTATGACGTAACAATTAATTTATGAACAGTGAATAACTATATCTTAACCAGTTATAGCGTGGAATTTAGTTTTAGAAATCTCTCGTAGGATCAGGCCATGGAGTgggtaaattaattaattgatattaattaaaaactgaATATGAGATATGAAGGTGAACAGGATACTTGCGACACAACCTTATGAATCTTTAAAAACCTCGATCCAGAAAATTATCGGTCACTGAAAATTCtatgttaaaattataaaaatactctaaattaatttcgaattttacCTGGCCGCAAATTCTTtacttaaaattaatttcttcatcTGTCGTAAACGACGCTtttcgatatacatatttgcTTACTAACCGTTTCTAAAATGTTCCACTTATTTTAGATGGATGGCAACGTTATTAATCTACGTAAGATCGACGAGCAAATCGACAGGGCATATCCTGACAGTGAGAAGAAGGACATCATTCGTGATACCGTACACCAATGTGCCTATAGTGGTACGTCGATCGAGCAAATTATAAGACGATTTTTCGTACACTTGTTTCACGCGTTTCCATTCTTTCTTGTTTAGCTGCAAACGACGACCAATGCGTGGTTGCCCAAAACTTTGGCAGATGTGGCCTGGATCAACTGAGATTCGCTGAACTCGCTCATCGATTCACATAATCAACAATGGCATAAATGGTCGAGGCTTGCTCTTAAACACAACAAATTCCGGCAATGTAATTCATGTAATTTGTAGCGTAATTCGCtgaattaattgtaaatattatcaaTAAAACGAAAAGCATTTAAACGACCACCTCTTTATTCTTGTTCggacgaattttatttttatttgcaaattgAACAAATGGCAATGACTGGTAACTaactaataaattaataatttcatcgaaattctCGCGTTGGAACGAAACAATCATTACAGCGGGATCATTTTTTACTAAAAACGTAGGAGATGCAGTCATTCTCCGCGTAATTAGTACGATAATGcgtaaaaagaagaataaataataacaaaaataaccTACGTCGTGGCAGATCTAGATACACAATATTGAGAcatcatttttctattttttcaagCAATTAAGAGGCAAGCAATACCACCGCCGAGATTAAACCGTGAAAATCACCGGAAAATTATTCAGTCTAATTAATCTCCTATTCCTGCAAGTTTTCCGCTTTAAAGTATCGTTCGAAACTCGAAGATGTGATTCAGATAGCTCGAACACCAGaagttattaattaatcgctcgatcgtttcacgtttaatcgATTCAATTATTCCCACTGTTTACAATCTATTTTGCGCACAGACAAGCGATTACGTGATCAGTCGCGGTTAGAAGTACGGACGccctcttttttctcttcaaTCTGGTTTTTGCTCCAATACTGTTTACTGTCAGAGATCTTGAAGGTCGCATACACGGAATAAAATGATTTATCGTAATTATTCGTTCTTACCGGCGTTGGTCTAAAATATATGtgaattatttatgaaatatttatgaattacGACGTAGTAAATTCCTGGGCTCACCTTTTCTCGTCCTTTTTTGAGAATAAAACGATAATTCGttttaacttttaaataaTGCAACGTGTAAAATTCTTaggaaaaattttattgacAACTAGCATTGTTCCTTTCACGAATATCACGTTTTGCGCGTAATTGGGACGCttaattaaactattaataaaaaatctatCCGTCTATCTCAtgtcgtttaaaaaatatttgaaaacaaAGCGATAAAACTTCTTTTATCCTGTATTTCACGAAATTCGACGAAGTTTAGGTCTAACAAAAATCAGTGTCGTTCGAGCTGAATTAGGAATTGTCCTTATCACGAGGTTTAATCACGAGATTCATGAGCACAGCAGTTTCAATTGGAAGTTGGCTGGTCAAAGAAGGTCCTGCGAGATGCGAAACTCAAAGCTGGCTGCAAATGTTTGCGCGCGTTGCCCGTAGCCAGCCGGAATACGCGATTCACcataaatgaaattacaaaGTCAAATACAGATTGGGGTAGGCGCGCGTCGGATAAAGCCACTTAATGCAAACGACCGTCGTCAAAACGACTAAACCTTTTGTTTAACACGCGCCGAATTAACTGCGACCAGCGATGACACTCGATCATTCGAATCGTCTACCCCTTCAGCCCACCAGACATTCCTCGCTATAATTTACAACGGAAACACACGTCGAATAATATGCCCAATTATCACAGGACGATTCCGTTGCTTGATCGTACTCGAAATAACAACCTGAACAATTTgtgagaaaaaagaagtagaACTTTAAGAGATAACGTTTTGATTCTCAACGTTTTCGTTATAATAGGATTATATAGTTAGATTTGTGAGAAAAATTGAGAAGGATCATGTTTTTCGCTAGTTTGTATTCCAATAATATAGAATTCTGATCGATTTAACGTTTCCTTGATGATTTCAGTTAGATCGCTCTTCGTATGGAAATAGCAGGTGTCTGAACACCCACGAACGAGAGTgtatattctataaaataattatctcaTATCCAACCCGATCATCGTTCGAAGTTCTAACTAAACCAAAGCTTCAAATTTCAAGTTTCTATTAAAATGGAGAAACTGTAACGAAAAAGCAGACTGAACTGTCTATACGAGATACTTGTACGATAGAAGGAGGTTTCTTCCATTTCGATCAATCTTGCTTAAGACGCGATCCCTTTCTTCGAAATAAGCTGAAAATCAGTTTAGATCCCGTTGAGACACAGTGTTTAGCCCTTAGCCCGCGTCGCACGAAGTGACGGATAACTTTGTTACTATAATTCAATCGACTTGTCTGGCTCTATAAAGGCTTCCAACCATAGAACACACGTACGTGTATACATTGGCTCGTACAAGATATCGTGGTACAAATGCGTATCGTGAAATATAGACGCGTACACACTAGACCGAACGTACACACAAGCTCGAGAACGAGAATGTAGTCGAGAAGAATACAGATGGAAACGATAGCTTGCTTTATAATCGAGTTTACATTCGACGACGACGTCGCGAACGTCGCATACTTATGTCGCGACGCACACGATTGTACAATGATTCCGTGGTGTACGTCGTTGTTCGCCATTGTGCTTTTGTTCCACTCGATCATGATGGTTTACGTTGCGCTTCAACGTGGTCGTTTGTTGGAGAACGAGGCAGTTTAATTGGTCATGAGCACTCGGGACAGCGTActaattatttaaacattctAAAAATAACTATTTTCACAAACTGTTTCCTTCGACCAGGCGTCTTCTCGTCTAAATTCAACGTTGCTTCTTGTTTGCACGATTGAGCCGAGTACTTACATCTTTGCAGACGGTATACCTATACAAACATCGAGATACGATTAAACATTACTTTTGCATAATATTATGATTACCTCACCTATAACGTACGCATCGCGATATCACGATAAGCTAAATAATTCTTGAACGTTTTAACTGCCAGAGAAACACGTGGATGATCCACAAGGACCTTCGAATTGCTTCGAACGTCAATGATACGAACCTTAATGGCTCCTCGCAATCCTCAAATTATCGCGATCATCGATCATAGGAATTACGAATACGATGTTTCtaattgaaaaataacgatCGTTCGTGATAATCTTACGTGCCAGTAATATTTACTCGATGATGTTTCGTCGCTTGCAAATAATTTTGGATGCCACTGAAGCAATCTCGACCATTTTCTGCTCAGATGCAAACAACAACTATCAATGATCCGtaacttttaataattttccaacGCTATTAAAACCTATTGAAACATAGAATTCCATATGAATGGAACTTCACTGTATTTCAATCTACATTTCTTCAACTTCGAGTGTATCTCGCTCgtcttattatattattgcgctaaatgttttaaaaactTTCTCTCCAAAGAGTTAAGCGGTTAAACGGGTCTCGAGACTTaacaaaggaaaaaaaagacaaagaaaaaggaatgtgGAAAACGATATCGCCAAAAATTCGACCTCCAAATTCCTTTTTCGCCACCGTTATCTTACATCTTTCTCTTCGATTCCACAAACCTCAGCCATCGTGAATCAACGCAAAAAGTTACGAATCCAAGCCAAACCCCCAACCAGAACCATATTACGATAAACTGGCGTAATGTAACGATGATCTAACAACAGGATGGAACTGCAACGAGGAGGAACGTTATCGTTCGCGATATTATCTCTGGCCGACGCGGCGACTCTCGTCGTTATTGCACGAATTGCTCCGATACCACGCGGCCAATCGAACGTTTCCGGAAATGCGGTTAATATAACTGCACGGCGCATGTCCCCGGTCGAAATAGCGCCAGATGATAACCGCGTCCGACCCGAACCCCTGGAATTCCGCTATCCTACGATGAAATTAGCATCGCTGGAATTCCTAGCCGCGGAAGTTATGGGATCGAAGAACCGGGCAAGGGCTCTTTCCATTAAGGCGCCGGCTGCGAATTATTCTCGAATTATCTGACCAAACTACGCCGTTTTATCTCTATTATCGAGACACCGAAGCCTTCGATCGTTcgaaaattgcaaaatattcgACACCCTATACCGTAGATGAATTATGTATAGGCTATGTGTAGGCTAGGTCGattgatttttcatttcatcgtgaatttatttttgaaattttagtcCCGTTTTTCTTCCAAATCGATCGTTCAGTGATATTACACGTTACTCACGTGTGGACGTTTATGCAAATtgaaatgtataaatatagcTAGAGACACGAGATACGTTTCGGAAACGAAATATCGTAAAGAGTATGTTAATTTAgatttcttctatattttatgtatatgttGGTGCTTCTCGGTCTCCCATAAGCGCATAAACGTCCATAATCCATTTGTACAATAGCTACAAAAcgtagtttttttttttttttatgttccGATGAATCAATTTCAGAGAAATGTGAAACATAACGAAACGAAATGACGAACGGTATCAGCATTTTACCTTGTGAGTATTTTTAGAAGTAACCGCGGTGGATATGATAAGGGTGATCGAAGGTCGGATAGGTGATGCAGTCGTATTCTATTTAGCAGGATAATTTCGTTCTTGATTGCTTGCGACGATAAAACGATACGCTCGAGTCCTGAAATCAAAGCAAATATCACTGACTCGTTCTTTCGAAATCCACGATCAAGATATTAAGTCGTAACATACGTACTACAAGTGGCCGATCAAAGTATTAAGATCGAAGCTTAAAAAACTTCAAATCCGCTAGAGCTTATTGGATAATTACTGTGAAACCTATGCCAATTAGTCACAAGATAATATCTGCCACGCGTGTACGCTCGATTTTTCCAAACTATCCGGTCAAAGCACGAGGAAACGAAGGAACGTACGAGTACGAAACGATCGACATAAACTAAACTGTCCAATAGATTTCTGGCTGTAATCGCGAAGGCTCCGTAGCCACCCATAGCGAAATCCCATATTTCGCCCCCACGAAAGAGAGTCCTTTCTATAGCTGTAGGCGCGCTCCAAGAGCCTGATGCGCTAACACGCGCACTACTCGAGCCTCGTACGTTCTATACAACGGGTGCATACCCGGTAAAATGCGCTCACGAACGTACGGTTACCGTGATATATAGAACAGCGTGTAACATGGAGGTATTTCGCCAGGGCACACACCAGACCACCCTATACATTATGCATATATTACGCTGGTACGTGTGCACACGACGCTTCCGTGCATACGCAGCATGATGTACAGGGTGTACCAGGTGTCGCGCTGCATTATTTACTATGAGAGTGAACTACGACGGAGGCGTTGGCGCGTGGTAATGAACTGAAAATAAGAACGCGTCCGAACCGATCCCGGTTACGTATGTAATGGTTCAAGGTTTCGTTCGTTTTGCTCTCATAAAGCGTTCAACCCTTTCGTATCTACGGGCGAGATCTTGCAATTTAAATGGCGTTTGTGCGTCGCTATCTCGCGCGTCGTTTCGTTAAAACCACGTCGATCGATCTCCTACGTTTCATCGGAATGCGAGGCCAAACCGATCGTCGATTCCACTTTTGctaaatttgttaatttcagATGAACAGTAGTGCACAGATAGCGACGATCCTGTACGTTTTGTTCGTCGATGTTGCGAATAAACAAATGTTACAACAAACATACAAGTTTGAGAAAAAGACGATCCCGGGAATTCTGAATTCTCTCTAAGACGTTAAATCGCAATTACAAATTCCTCTCAAATTCCAAGCATTCTGTATCCTACCTTGAATCCTAAACCTAATTTCCGCAAACAACTCGCCACTAAAACGTAATTACGAAACACACTACAAAAACTCGAATTTTCTACGCAAGTATCCTGAATTCTATTTTCAGAATTAAACATACGCGAACGATATAATTCGAAAAGAATTCGAATAAAACGTGGATGCACCCATACGAAAACTCGTCTTTTTTAGAAGCGCGGTTTTAATTTCTTCGGAGTTGGCGAGGGAAAAAAAGGGTTGTTACGAAGCCGGTGGAAAATAATAGATCGCCATAAACGCTCGCCGGGCTCCAACAACGTCCACGGTCCGTACATAGTCTGCGACTAAAACGAAAAACAGAGGGACGTCGAAACGACGCTGAAGATGGACCGAGTTCCCCGAGTGAAAACGGCGACTAATAAACCTAACCGCCATAAAGACGGTGTGTATCCAACGTAGTCAGGGCTCATTGTGAAAACTCGGTCGAGTGGCCCTAGTGCCGCGGAATTTCCACCATAATAATTTGGCCGTGCCACGATTACGAGCGATCGTAAAATTTCGAGACGGTGCACCGGCGAAATTTCGCCAACGCCACGTCGTCGACGACGCGACGTCGACTTTTTGGACCCGACCCCGGCCTCGTGGACAATTTTCCGGCGTCGAAAGCGAAGGAAAACGAAAACTTGCAGCCAACTCTGACGTTACGAGTATAAAGATAAGAGAGTTTCGATGGAATTAATTTTCTTGAATGTTTCTGAACGTAAACATCGACCTTTATTTCTGTCTACATGATGTTTTAAACAGATAGTCCAAGTGGATTACAGAGCATAAAAAATGAATGACTAACttgtgaaatataattaacttGCAGCAAGCTGcgctattaaaaatattaattttcgcGAACGCTGAAAATCTGTATATTAATCCGAGATTCTTAACAAACGTTCTTACAAACTTTTCAAAAACATCCAAACTACTCCTGTTGGCAACGTGTCGCATTCTATATCGCTCCGTTTTTTCCCGGCATTTTTACAATTCGCGAATAGTTACACAACCGAGTAACAGGAATTTGCACTCGTAAATTTTGTCTCAACGGAAGTGATTAGATATGCAGAACCTCTTAACTCACTTTTCACGAAGGAAAGTGGTACATTCtagtttatataatattccaGACAGGTATTAAACCCAAAATACAATTTATCGGAGAATTTAAATTTCTCTCTAACTTGATCCTGCACCGCGTAAATTTCTCGCACgcttctttaaaaaaaaaaaaaaacagtgaATCGTAAGAAAAAAGATTGCATGGATAcgacagaagaagaagacgacaAGACGCGTTTCACATTTTTTATAGAGTAATTTTCGAGTTCAATCGATTTCATATTCTCAAAATTGCCCTTTCATCTGGATCTTAAAGCTACACGCGTGCTTTTCCATCGTCgtcgaaattttcaaattaataattgtacCTTTACCTTGTAATTATCTATTTTCAAGAAACTTACATCTTTGAACCTAACACGTTGCTCTCATTTTCGATCATTGCATATTAGAATTCTCCTGTTTAATCGTAAAGTGACgttaaaatcagaaaataaacaaaaaatgtaCTCTTCGTATAATTTCCGATCTGTCGACCATACAGACGAGGAAATACGCACAGTT from Bombus huntii isolate Logan2020A chromosome 5, iyBomHunt1.1, whole genome shotgun sequence includes the following:
- the LOC126866126 gene encoding uncharacterized protein LOC126866126, whose amino-acid sequence is MKTIVAVFCVLYFVCCGVTANEMSETCLKQMGLTIFDLGNLIRDTSPEGIRTRGCFEGCLMQKIGLMDGNVINLRKIDEQIDRAYPDSEKKDIIRDTVHQCAYSAANDDQCVVAQNFGRCGLDQLRFAELAHRFT